A genome region from Natranaeroarchaeum sulfidigenes includes the following:
- a CDS encoding DUF555 domain-containing protein — protein sequence MNCRVVVEAAVPVYDVETPDEAVRIAISKTGAMLNPDLNYVEIDMSDRACPHCDGELEPAFIAADEALVALELEMTVFNVEREEHASRIARKEIGQRLENIPLEVLEVETIEEGDEEDEGQADSGNGDEHDGDNGGSQQGTENDDPDERRAAESSDDEEILPEFEDLIE from the coding sequence ATGAACTGCAGAGTTGTCGTCGAGGCTGCCGTGCCGGTATACGACGTGGAAACGCCTGACGAGGCCGTTCGGATCGCCATCTCGAAAACGGGTGCGATGCTCAACCCGGACCTCAACTACGTCGAAATTGACATGAGCGACCGCGCGTGTCCGCACTGCGACGGTGAGCTCGAACCGGCGTTCATCGCTGCCGACGAGGCGCTGGTCGCCCTCGAACTGGAGATGACCGTGTTCAACGTCGAGCGCGAAGAGCACGCCTCGCGGATCGCCCGCAAGGAGATCGGACAACGTCTCGAAAACATCCCATTGGAAGTGCTCGAAGTCGAAACGATCGAGGAAGGCGACGAGGAGGATGAGGGCCAGGCCGATAGCGGGAACGGGGACGAGCATGACGGCGACAACGGCGGGAGCCAGCAGGGCACCGAGAACGACGACCCCGACGAGCGACGAGCTGCCGAGTCATCCGATGACGAAGAGATCCTCCCGGAGTTCGAGGACCTGATCGAGTAG
- a CDS encoding translation initiation factor IF-2 subunit beta, whose protein sequence is MDYEKQLDRAIEKTPDITDESGRFSIPDPTVREEGSTTVFENFQSTVDRFGREDTHVIKFLQSELGTNGEIDESGRARLTGSFRETRISDALDEYAEEFVLCNECGLPDTRFERERGARVLRCEACGAISPTGE, encoded by the coding sequence ATGGACTACGAGAAGCAACTCGACCGAGCGATCGAAAAAACACCGGACATTACTGATGAGTCTGGCCGATTCAGTATCCCTGACCCGACTGTTCGGGAGGAAGGTTCGACAACGGTGTTCGAGAACTTCCAGTCCACGGTCGATCGGTTCGGGCGCGAGGACACTCACGTGATCAAGTTCCTGCAAAGCGAGCTTGGGACAAACGGCGAGATCGACGAAAGTGGCCGAGCCCGACTCACCGGATCATTCCGTGAGACACGCATCTCTGACGCACTCGACGAGTACGCCGAAGAGTTCGTGCTCTGTAACGAATGTGGGCTTCCGGACACCCGGTTCGAGCGCGAGCGGGGCGCGCGGGTGCTTCGCTGTGAGGCCTGTGGCGCGATCTCACCGACCGGAGAGTAG
- a CDS encoding helix-turn-helix domain-containing protein: MSSLFPGAETLDLYVELELDLPGTHPCAMRKLGSQEDTLDSVSRRSDGNRCSLTVEGAPSDRNEARIEQVEQPCHEGQCYYELLDRDGFSAEIAAVTETGVRVEAHVRSRTILTEIVEDLSAIGDVTVQKLAQHGTDAELSDLRTIDFGILTELEQQTLQRAVADGYYDQPRTTSLEELAEQFDISKGTLSQRLRSAERKLVLEAACDSFAEGT; the protein is encoded by the coding sequence ATGAGTTCGCTCTTTCCGGGTGCTGAAACGCTCGATCTCTACGTCGAGCTGGAACTCGACCTTCCCGGCACGCATCCGTGTGCGATGCGGAAGCTCGGTTCCCAGGAGGATACGCTCGACTCCGTTTCCCGCCGTAGCGACGGGAACAGATGCTCGCTAACGGTCGAGGGAGCACCTAGTGACAGAAACGAGGCGCGAATCGAACAGGTCGAACAGCCCTGCCACGAGGGGCAGTGTTACTACGAACTCCTCGATCGTGATGGGTTCAGTGCCGAGATTGCGGCCGTCACCGAAACCGGTGTTCGGGTGGAGGCACACGTTCGGTCCCGCACGATACTGACGGAGATCGTCGAAGACCTCTCGGCGATCGGTGATGTCACGGTCCAGAAGTTGGCCCAGCACGGGACCGACGCCGAGCTGTCCGACCTGCGAACGATCGATTTCGGCATTCTCACCGAGTTAGAGCAGCAGACGCTACAGCGAGCGGTCGCAGACGGCTACTACGACCAGCCCCGGACGACATCCCTGGAGGAACTGGCCGAGCAGTTCGATATCTCGAAAGGGACCCTCTCCCAGCGGCTGCGATCGGCCGAGCGAAAACTCGTTCTGGAGGCGGCCTGCGATAGTTTTGCCGAGGGGACTTAA
- a CDS encoding molybdopterin-containing oxidoreductase family protein translates to MSEGESNSVRRRTFLKGSAGALAAAVAGCVGRGDEESATAANRQTVHNNCWICRASCGQEVVLEDGEAVDLTGVDGHPKASAGAGTEGTLCSKGLAQLDKTYNPNRITRPYIREDGDLRAADWDEAITYAAAQLEAFSEEHGPEKLLRYQGYPLGGDFHDLLFRDLYGAPLQVGRKTTCHGPFSDSWEWMAGYGREWPDWKNSEFMIAWGRNPIESFRGQWEPKAIMETIEENDATLVCIDPRYTKTAEIADVWIPIEPRTDGALALAMGHVIIEEELYDEEFVEEWTHGFGAYRDAVADKTPEWAAEITDVDAEIIRQLAVGFAEAAPSSVAFPWTGLAFQGNGFKNCQNVHALNGLVGNIDREGGTRHWQSGFSLADPFEERGIDVPANHEDRPTPDYDDYPYQRHIRDLSHNAVPMAVERGDIRGFVNNWSAPLKSGNSDAWAEALEAMDLVITVDAFWSGVSRRADVVFPAASTLEQPFLDAGGDGSYSESGWVTASNAVIEPIGDCRTDYEIYSALAEELGWGEYFPWEDAAEFYDEQLSGVGLSFDEVAEQSYEIVSDVGYEQWREDGFDTETGKFQFDLDVVDDYAALAEETGASTAPEWHPPDDDQYGETTDEEYPLLLTDGFVEQLSRGHCQALDEAVEEYHDRFGFRYEEYDGNLLHINPVDAEPRGIETGDRVRVESPDGAVELVAHVYEGVRPGWLFTVAGFGEYSIAPDQAGANIMTMNTERHVEPVSGQTDRNHPVEVAPAGGDGV, encoded by the coding sequence ATGAGCGAGGGGGAATCGAACTCAGTACGGCGGCGGACGTTCCTCAAGGGCTCTGCCGGAGCGCTCGCAGCCGCGGTCGCTGGCTGTGTCGGCCGTGGAGACGAGGAGTCCGCCACGGCAGCGAACCGACAGACGGTCCACAACAACTGCTGGATCTGTCGGGCGAGCTGCGGGCAGGAGGTCGTCCTCGAAGACGGCGAGGCTGTCGATCTCACCGGCGTGGATGGTCACCCGAAGGCCAGCGCCGGGGCCGGGACCGAGGGAACGCTGTGCTCGAAAGGGCTCGCCCAGCTCGATAAGACGTACAACCCCAACCGGATCACCCGCCCGTATATCCGCGAGGACGGTGACTTGCGCGCCGCCGACTGGGACGAGGCGATCACGTACGCCGCAGCACAACTCGAAGCGTTCAGTGAGGAGCACGGTCCGGAGAAACTCCTTCGCTACCAGGGCTATCCCCTCGGTGGCGATTTCCACGACCTGCTCTTCCGGGACCTGTACGGCGCGCCGCTGCAGGTCGGCCGCAAAACGACCTGTCACGGCCCCTTTTCTGATTCCTGGGAGTGGATGGCCGGCTACGGCCGCGAGTGGCCCGACTGGAAGAACTCGGAGTTCATGATCGCGTGGGGGCGGAACCCGATAGAATCGTTCCGCGGTCAGTGGGAGCCGAAAGCGATCATGGAGACGATCGAGGAAAACGACGCAACGCTCGTCTGCATCGATCCACGGTACACGAAGACGGCCGAAATCGCCGACGTGTGGATCCCGATCGAACCGCGGACCGACGGAGCACTCGCGCTCGCAATGGGCCACGTCATTATCGAAGAAGAGCTCTACGACGAGGAGTTCGTCGAGGAGTGGACTCACGGCTTCGGGGCATACCGCGACGCCGTCGCCGACAAGACGCCCGAGTGGGCCGCGGAGATCACCGATGTCGATGCCGAGATTATCAGGCAACTCGCCGTCGGCTTCGCCGAGGCTGCTCCCAGTTCAGTTGCGTTCCCGTGGACCGGCCTCGCGTTTCAGGGCAACGGCTTCAAGAACTGCCAGAACGTCCACGCGCTCAACGGGCTGGTCGGCAACATCGATCGGGAGGGCGGCACCCGCCACTGGCAGTCCGGCTTCTCGCTCGCCGACCCGTTCGAGGAGCGAGGTATCGACGTCCCGGCCAACCACGAGGATCGGCCCACGCCGGACTACGACGACTATCCCTACCAGCGCCACATCCGCGACCTCTCGCACAACGCGGTCCCCATGGCGGTCGAACGCGGCGACATCCGTGGCTTTGTCAACAACTGGTCGGCCCCGCTCAAAAGCGGTAACAGTGACGCGTGGGCCGAGGCGCTGGAGGCGATGGATCTCGTGATCACTGTCGACGCGTTCTGGAGCGGGGTCAGCCGTCGCGCCGACGTCGTGTTCCCCGCCGCGTCGACCCTCGAACAGCCCTTCCTCGATGCGGGTGGGGACGGCTCGTACAGCGAGTCGGGCTGGGTCACCGCCTCGAACGCCGTCATCGAACCGATCGGCGACTGCCGGACCGACTACGAGATCTACAGTGCGCTGGCAGAAGAGCTGGGCTGGGGCGAGTACTTCCCGTGGGAGGATGCCGCGGAGTTCTACGACGAGCAGCTCTCGGGTGTCGGACTGTCGTTCGACGAAGTCGCCGAACAGAGCTACGAGATCGTCTCCGACGTCGGGTACGAGCAGTGGCGCGAGGACGGCTTCGACACCGAGACCGGGAAGTTCCAGTTCGATCTCGACGTCGTCGACGACTACGCCGCCCTCGCCGAGGAGACCGGTGCGAGTACGGCTCCGGAGTGGCACCCGCCGGACGACGACCAGTACGGCGAGACCACCGACGAGGAGTACCCGCTGTTGCTGACCGACGGGTTCGTCGAGCAGCTCTCCCGTGGCCACTGTCAGGCCCTCGACGAGGCAGTCGAGGAGTATCACGACCGGTTTGGCTTCCGATACGAGGAGTACGACGGAAACTTGCTCCACATCAATCCGGTCGATGCGGAGCCTCGCGGCATCGAAACCGGCGATCGAGTGCGGGTCGAATCCCCCGACGGGGCGGTCGAGCTGGTTGCTCACGTCTACGAGGGCGTCCGCCCGGGGTGGCTGTTTACCGTCGCCGGGTTCGGCGAGTACTCGATCGCCCCCGATCAGGCCGGGGCGAACATCATGACGATGAACACCGAACGACACGTCGAGCCGGTCTCCGGACAGACCGATCGGAATCATCCGGTCGAAGTCGCGCCCGCCGGAGGTGACGGCGTATGA
- a CDS encoding UPF0058 family protein encodes MKKQELIHLHGLLAEVSNNYEEYNELSLDYSDYEDLGVRPTSIHKSKTDHKAAVFALANCITSDLEEETEAVPATAD; translated from the coding sequence ATGAAGAAGCAGGAGCTCATTCACCTTCACGGACTGCTCGCAGAAGTATCCAACAACTACGAAGAGTACAACGAGCTTTCGCTCGACTACTCCGACTACGAGGATCTCGGTGTACGACCGACATCCATCCACAAATCGAAAACCGATCACAAGGCCGCTGTCTTTGCGCTTGCGAACTGTATTACCTCTGATCTCGAAGAAGAAACCGAAGCCGTTCCTGCGACCGCCGACTGA
- a CDS encoding CbiX/SirB N-terminal domain-containing protein: MQALVIVAHGSHLNPDSSTPTYDHADRIRGTGAFDEVKEAFWKEEPSFREVLRTVESDEVYVVPMFISEGYFTEQVIPRELRLDGWDVDEWDSEDGVSATQATLGAGDVEKTIHYCGPVGTHEAMSDVIVQRAESVTAGHDASIDDGFGLAVVGHGTERNENSAKAIYYHADAIRERGRFDEVQSVFMDEEPEVDDVTDFFESRDIVVVPLFIADGFHTQEDIPEDMGLTDDYRTGYPVPGEVNGHRLWYSGAVGTEALMADVVLERAADAGADVGTAIEQVREETSDEPVAGD; the protein is encoded by the coding sequence ATGCAAGCGCTGGTTATCGTCGCACACGGTTCGCACCTGAATCCCGACTCCAGTACGCCCACGTACGATCACGCGGATCGGATCCGCGGGACAGGCGCGTTCGACGAGGTCAAAGAGGCCTTCTGGAAGGAAGAACCGAGCTTTCGGGAAGTACTTCGCACCGTCGAGAGCGACGAAGTGTACGTCGTGCCCATGTTTATTAGCGAGGGATACTTTACCGAGCAGGTAATCCCCCGTGAGCTCCGGCTGGACGGTTGGGATGTCGACGAGTGGGACTCCGAAGACGGCGTCAGTGCCACACAGGCGACGCTTGGAGCGGGCGATGTCGAAAAGACGATCCACTACTGCGGCCCGGTCGGCACTCACGAAGCGATGTCGGATGTGATCGTCCAGCGTGCCGAGTCGGTTACTGCCGGCCACGACGCGAGCATCGACGACGGGTTCGGCCTTGCGGTCGTCGGTCATGGAACCGAGCGCAACGAGAACAGCGCGAAGGCGATCTACTATCACGCCGATGCGATCCGCGAGCGCGGCCGGTTCGACGAGGTCCAGTCCGTCTTCATGGACGAGGAGCCCGAAGTCGACGACGTCACCGATTTCTTCGAGTCGAGAGATATCGTCGTCGTGCCTCTCTTCATCGCGGATGGCTTCCACACCCAGGAGGACATCCCCGAAGACATGGGGCTGACCGACGACTACCGGACCGGCTATCCGGTCCCGGGCGAGGTCAACGGTCACCGCCTCTGGTACTCCGGCGCGGTTGGCACGGAGGCGCTGATGGCCGACGTAGTGCTCGAACGTGCTGCGGACGCCGGAGCGGACGTCGGAACAGCTATCGAACAGGTACGCGAGGAGACGAGCGACGAGCCGGTGGCGGGTGACTGA
- a CDS encoding tripartite tricarboxylate transporter permease, whose protein sequence is MEPLGVQPVLDPELTLLTLACIGVGSTMGAISGLIPGLHANNFALVLASFAPAVPASPLLVGVAMLSAGVVHTFVNAVPALALGVPDAETAVTTLPAHRLVQQGRGEEAIRLTALGSLLAVCCGAVLAFPITRGMESNYPAIMAHMELLLVAVVVAMIVAEPTRRAQIGGAVGIGASAALGAVTLSIDPAAPLDAGGMLAPLFAGLFGAPILLDAMAGGGIPDQQDPKIRSTRRRVLATAAAGTLAGAVVGYLPGISAAIAAVAVLALLPGGVDDRGYVVATSGVDTANTIFALFALSAIGQPRTGVMVAYQETGAPVELPLLLAAVALSGIIGFLIVLTVGDWYLQVVGKMDYRVLSVSVIALLVVLSALLAGPTGIAAFVVATLIGLVPPHLGARRVHLMGVLIGPLVLSL, encoded by the coding sequence ATGGAACCGCTGGGAGTACAGCCCGTCCTTGACCCCGAGTTGACGCTTCTCACGCTCGCATGCATTGGCGTCGGTTCAACGATGGGGGCGATTAGCGGGCTGATCCCTGGCCTGCACGCCAACAACTTCGCACTCGTACTGGCGTCGTTTGCGCCCGCAGTCCCGGCATCTCCGCTACTGGTCGGCGTGGCGATGCTCTCGGCGGGCGTCGTCCACACGTTTGTCAACGCCGTACCAGCGCTCGCCCTGGGGGTGCCTGACGCCGAGACCGCAGTGACCACGCTGCCCGCACACCGTCTGGTCCAGCAGGGCCGCGGGGAGGAGGCGATCCGACTCACGGCACTCGGTAGTCTACTGGCAGTATGCTGTGGGGCAGTCCTGGCCTTCCCGATCACTCGTGGAATGGAGTCGAACTACCCGGCGATTATGGCCCATATGGAGTTGCTTCTGGTGGCTGTCGTCGTGGCGATGATCGTCGCCGAACCGACGCGTCGCGCGCAGATCGGTGGGGCAGTTGGGATCGGGGCAAGCGCAGCACTCGGCGCGGTGACACTCTCGATCGATCCAGCCGCACCGCTGGACGCTGGGGGGATGCTCGCGCCGCTGTTCGCGGGGCTGTTTGGCGCACCGATCCTGCTCGATGCGATGGCTGGGGGCGGTATCCCGGACCAGCAGGACCCGAAGATACGATCGACACGCCGGAGAGTGCTGGCGACTGCCGCTGCGGGCACGCTTGCAGGTGCGGTCGTTGGGTACCTGCCCGGAATTTCGGCCGCTATCGCCGCAGTCGCCGTTCTTGCCCTCCTGCCGGGCGGTGTCGACGATCGGGGGTACGTGGTCGCCACGAGTGGTGTCGATACTGCAAACACGATCTTTGCGCTCTTTGCGCTCTCGGCGATCGGACAGCCACGAACCGGCGTGATGGTCGCATATCAGGAAACGGGGGCACCGGTTGAACTTCCCCTGTTGCTGGCGGCAGTCGCGCTGTCGGGGATCATCGGCTTTCTCATCGTGCTCACCGTCGGCGACTGGTACCTGCAGGTCGTCGGAAAGATGGATTACCGGGTACTCTCCGTGAGCGTTATCGCGCTCCTGGTCGTTCTCTCTGCATTGCTTGCCGGACCAACTGGAATCGCCGCATTCGTCGTCGCGACGCTGATAGGGCTCGTCCCGCCACATCTCGGCGCTCGCCGTGTTCACCTGATGGGCGTACTGATCGGGCCGCTGGTACTGAGCCTCTAG
- a CDS encoding DUF47 domain-containing protein yields MPSDVDFGEQLEAHTTDYLDRFEDCVTLLPELFDQYAAGEPTDETVERIETLESDCDDIIHDINAAITNAGPGEMGLLNSRIHYNASALLEFYKNLDTVANLAERIADELVIVNPPHDNECFEGLHELAEHTIEAVTVLEEVVAQFIHALCTTDASVSLVDGIDRVSEIESICDDIRNGVIEQAFADDAIEQPLVYREFAILLDELHNTMEDVTDQIIIIASNEQGIVTEPKPADDE; encoded by the coding sequence ATGCCATCAGATGTCGACTTCGGGGAGCAACTCGAAGCCCATACCACCGACTACCTCGATCGATTCGAGGACTGTGTCACGCTGTTGCCGGAGCTGTTCGATCAGTACGCAGCCGGCGAACCGACGGACGAAACCGTCGAGCGGATCGAAACGCTCGAAAGCGACTGTGACGATATCATACACGATATCAACGCCGCGATCACGAACGCCGGTCCCGGCGAGATGGGGCTGTTGAACTCCCGGATCCACTACAACGCCTCCGCTCTGCTGGAGTTCTACAAGAACCTCGATACGGTCGCGAATCTCGCAGAACGGATCGCCGACGAGCTCGTGATCGTCAACCCGCCACACGACAACGAGTGTTTCGAGGGGCTCCACGAGCTCGCCGAGCACACGATTGAGGCGGTCACGGTGCTCGAAGAGGTCGTCGCCCAGTTCATCCACGCACTCTGTACCACCGACGCGTCCGTCTCACTCGTCGACGGAATCGATCGAGTAAGCGAGATCGAGAGCATCTGTGACGATATTCGTAACGGCGTGATCGAGCAAGCCTTCGCCGACGACGCGATCGAACAGCCGCTGGTCTACCGCGAGTTCGCCATCCTCCTCGACGAACTCCACAACACGATGGAAGACGTCACCGACCAGATCATCATCATCGCGAGCAACGAGCAAGGGATCGTCACGGAACCGAAACCCGCAGACGACGAGTAA
- a CDS encoding HVO_2753 family zinc finger protein, with protein sequence MSKSQKARAQKCVSCGINIAGTSAASFKCPDCGAQIVRCAKCRKQSNLYECPDCGFRGP encoded by the coding sequence ATGAGCAAGTCCCAGAAGGCGCGAGCCCAAAAGTGCGTCTCGTGCGGGATCAACATCGCAGGAACGAGCGCTGCGTCGTTCAAGTGCCCGGACTGCGGTGCCCAGATCGTCCGCTGTGCGAAGTGCCGCAAACAGAGCAACCTGTATGAATGCCCGGACTGCGGGTTCCGAGGGCCGTAA
- a CDS encoding redoxin domain-containing protein has translation MISPGQKAPDFSLPGVIDREPAIYDLHQFIDDVEAVVLAFAPSAHAPVCEDDLRALGESGWDDRGDLLVWAITGDSLFANASAARRLGIGFPVISDFHAGIADSYGVSLDDWHGHRDIPGRALLVVDSGWTVRHAWSPSDPFEVPRGSPFAAVAEALNECGVDVTAPEVEDRVDH, from the coding sequence ATGATCTCGCCCGGTCAGAAAGCCCCTGATTTCTCTCTTCCAGGCGTCATCGACCGCGAGCCCGCGATCTACGATCTCCATCAGTTCATCGACGACGTCGAGGCTGTCGTCCTCGCCTTCGCCCCATCGGCACACGCGCCCGTCTGTGAAGACGACCTGCGCGCACTCGGAGAGTCGGGGTGGGACGACCGCGGCGACCTGCTCGTATGGGCAATTACAGGAGACTCGTTGTTTGCGAACGCCTCGGCTGCACGGCGACTCGGGATCGGTTTTCCCGTCATCAGTGACTTTCACGCCGGGATCGCCGATTCCTACGGCGTGAGTCTTGACGACTGGCACGGCCACCGCGACATCCCCGGCCGGGCGTTGCTGGTGGTCGATTCCGGGTGGACCGTCCGCCACGCCTGGTCGCCGTCCGATCCGTTCGAGGTCCCCCGTGGGTCGCCGTTCGCAGCGGTCGCCGAGGCGCTGAACGAGTGTGGCGTCGACGTCACCGCACCCGAGGTCGAGGATCGCGTCGACCACTGA
- the moaA gene encoding GTP 3',8-cyclase MoaA, which yields MLTDGFGREVSGVRISLTDRCNFDCVYCHNEGLGDTRGPMEPQDDEMSADDVVRFLEVASEFDVQKVKFTGGEPMLRQDLEDIIRRTPDEMEVSLTTNGTFLPGRAPDLVDAGLERVNISQDSMDSEDFAEVTKSGAFDRVLEGVDAALEAGLHPVKLNMVVFEKTAGYVPEMVEHVAENDGLQLQLIEYMPELAGHPEWAIEIERVHEWLAEQAEEIEIREMHGRKRYWIGGNADADEPDDGAGMVEIVDPVGNESFCRNCHRVRVTHDGYLKGCLNRNDDLRSMGEMTKSEIREQFRETVDNRVPYYGEYMIENEEGEWEVNEKYLQTV from the coding sequence ATGTTGACCGACGGGTTCGGCAGGGAGGTCTCCGGCGTCCGGATCTCCCTGACCGACCGTTGTAACTTCGATTGCGTCTACTGTCACAACGAGGGGCTGGGAGATACTCGCGGGCCGATGGAGCCACAGGACGATGAGATGAGCGCCGACGACGTGGTCCGGTTTCTGGAAGTAGCCAGCGAGTTCGACGTGCAGAAGGTCAAATTCACCGGTGGCGAGCCGATGCTCCGACAGGACCTCGAAGATATCATCCGACGGACGCCCGACGAGATGGAGGTCTCATTGACGACGAACGGGACCTTCCTGCCCGGCCGTGCGCCCGACCTCGTCGATGCCGGACTCGAACGGGTGAACATCTCACAGGACTCGATGGATTCCGAAGATTTCGCCGAAGTGACAAAAAGCGGCGCGTTCGATCGAGTGCTGGAGGGCGTGGACGCCGCCCTCGAAGCCGGACTCCATCCAGTGAAACTGAACATGGTCGTGTTCGAGAAAACGGCGGGCTACGTCCCCGAGATGGTTGAGCACGTCGCCGAAAACGACGGCCTTCAGCTCCAGTTGATCGAGTATATGCCTGAACTGGCTGGACATCCGGAATGGGCTATCGAGATCGAACGGGTCCACGAGTGGCTCGCCGAGCAAGCCGAGGAGATCGAGATCCGCGAGATGCACGGACGCAAGCGCTACTGGATCGGCGGCAACGCTGATGCCGACGAGCCAGACGATGGTGCCGGAATGGTCGAGATCGTCGATCCCGTCGGCAACGAGTCGTTCTGTCGGAACTGCCACCGGGTACGCGTGACCCACGACGGCTATCTCAAGGGCTGTCTCAACCGCAACGACGACCTGCGCTCGATGGGCGAGATGACGAAATCGGAGATCCGCGAGCAGTTTCGTGAGACGGTCGACAATCGGGTTCCTTACTACGGCGAGTACATGATAGAGAACGAAGAGGGCGAGTGGGAAGTCAACGAGAAGTACCTTCAGACCGTCTGA
- a CDS encoding DUF7836 family putative zinc-binding protein translates to MDEASARLLCPECGKNWQSAVSGLPHSRDLFHCPNCHASRQLAEFMRTDRDLETLQQFE, encoded by the coding sequence ATGGACGAAGCGTCCGCACGACTTCTCTGTCCGGAATGTGGTAAAAACTGGCAGTCGGCCGTGAGCGGACTTCCACACTCGCGGGACTTGTTTCACTGTCCAAACTGCCACGCGAGCCGTCAGCTCGCGGAATTTATGCGTACCGATCGGGATCTGGAGACGCTCCAGCAGTTCGAGTAG
- a CDS encoding DUF7523 family protein: MSLAEQTRSAVREQPFLFDALRAGVLNYTAAARFLEIDGDEDAIATALRRFGEELESYDEESVHATVTMQRRVGITEAPNPDALLQLGDVGVEPDGPHTAISASGDVPPGALGCICQRLRAAGIELAAAAGVGGELSLVVDNDDAVDTLRIVEDAVGSLPVQNGD, from the coding sequence ATGTCACTCGCAGAGCAGACTCGATCGGCCGTCCGCGAGCAGCCGTTCCTCTTCGATGCACTTCGGGCAGGTGTGCTCAACTATACTGCGGCCGCCCGGTTTCTCGAAATCGACGGTGACGAAGACGCGATCGCAACCGCGCTTCGGCGCTTCGGTGAGGAGCTGGAATCGTACGACGAGGAGTCGGTTCACGCGACAGTGACGATGCAACGACGAGTCGGGATCACCGAGGCTCCGAATCCCGATGCGTTGCTCCAACTCGGCGATGTCGGCGTGGAGCCGGATGGACCGCACACCGCCATCTCGGCATCCGGCGATGTGCCACCCGGCGCGCTGGGGTGCATCTGTCAGCGCCTCCGTGCAGCAGGGATCGAACTTGCCGCGGCCGCGGGTGTCGGCGGCGAGCTCTCGCTAGTCGTGGACAACGACGACGCGGTCGACACGCTCCGGATCGTTGAGGATGCGGTCGGGTCGCTACCGGTCCAGAACGGGGACTGA
- a CDS encoding elongation factor 1-beta, with amino-acid sequence MGKVAAAVKVMPQSPEIDLDELQDRLESSLPEGAKINGVERDDVAFGLVALIPTVIVPDDAGGTEAVEEAFSTVEGVESVDVQNVGRI; translated from the coding sequence ATGGGAAAAGTCGCCGCCGCTGTCAAGGTCATGCCACAGAGCCCCGAGATCGACCTGGACGAACTTCAGGACCGTCTGGAAAGCTCTCTGCCCGAGGGCGCGAAGATCAACGGCGTCGAACGTGACGACGTCGCGTTCGGTCTCGTTGCGCTCATTCCGACCGTGATCGTTCCGGACGATGCGGGCGGTACCGAAGCTGTCGAGGAAGCGTTCTCTACTGTCGAGGGCGTCGAAAGCGTCGATGTCCAGAACGTCGGCCGGATCTAG